The Sulfuricella sp. genome contains the following window.
ATAGTCAGCGTCCTGTTTGCCGGACTTGATAATGCGCGGGGTCTCGCCAAGCACCTCCTGTGACGGATAGCCGGTCATTCGGGTGAAGGACTGGTTCAGCCACTGGATGCGCCCGCGCCGGTCGGTGATGAATACCCCGTTGCTGGCGGAAGCCAGGGCCGTGCCCAGCAGGCGCAGTTGCTGCTGGTCCATGGCTTTTTCCAGTGCGGCACAGATGCGCCCGGCAATCATGCCCAGGCGTTGTGCCATGACGGGGTCGTCGAAAGCCTGTTCATGCCGTGAATACAGAGTGAAAGCGCCATACACCTCGCCACGGGTGATGAGCGGGATAGCCATGGCGGCTTTAAGGTGAAAGCGCTCAGTCATCGCACGCCATGGCAGGCAGGCCAGGTCAGAGCAATGGATAACCTGGGTCTGGCCCAGACGGATGGCCAGGCCCACGGGGCCGCGGCCCTGGGGGGTGTCATCCCAGCGCGTAGCGGTTTTTTCCAGTTCGAAGTGATAGTCTTCGCCCAGCCCGGCACTCGCGGCAATCGAAATTTCCCCGCCGCCCTCCTTGTGGCCGATCCAGACGAACTGGTAGCCCAGCAGGCGCGCCACCTCGCCGCAGATGAATTCGAGCAGGCGGGGCAGCGGCAGGCCGTGCAGCACCTGCTGATCGATTTCATTGAACAGCGTGTCGAGGGCCTGCAACTGCTCGCGCTCGGTCACATCGGCCAGGGTCAACAGCAGCCCTTCGACCTTGCCATCATCTCCCTTGACCGGCGTGAGATTCCAGTCCCAGTAGGTCATTGCCCGTTCGGGCTGGCCCGGATACTCGAATGGCTTGGCATGGGCAACATGGGCCTCGCCGCTTTCCAGTACGCGCCGGAAAATTTCCTCATTTTCGGCATTGGGGTAAAGTGCAAAGTGGTTTTTTCCCGCAAAAAAATCAGGTGTGCGCTGCTGGTCGGCCGCAGCGTAGTTTTCGTTGACGCGGATGAAGTTGAAGCTGGTGTCGAAATAAGCCACCAGCACGTGGATATTGGAAAAAATCCGCTCCATGAGCTGGTTGGCCAGTTTCAGTTCTTGCGCCGCAACGCGATAGCGCTGCTCGCTCAGGGCCAGCGCCTCGCCCTTGCGGTTCAGGTAAATGCCCAGCACAAAAAACATGGCCATGATTATGCTCACCCATGCCAGTGCCAGCAACGCGCTCTCCGGGCGCTCGCCATAATAGCTGAACCCCATGCCCACCATGGCAAGCAGGATCAAGCCATTACCTACAAGCAGCACCACCGGCACGACGAAGCGCAGCAGCGCGCCTCCCGGCCCCTTGCCGAGCAGGAGGGCCGCCAGCCCTTCATTGGAGCGCAGGAACAGCGCGCCCGCGCCCAGCAGCAGAAAGCATAATGATGCGGGGAAAGCCATGCCCGGCGCCACGTCGCCGGCAGGCAGCGCATTCAGGCGGAAAACAACGCCCATCATGGTCTGGAGCGCGATAGCCACCACGGCTAGCGCCAGCGCCTGGGCAAAAAAAGCCCGGCGCGCGCCAGCCCCGCCCAGAAGCAGCAAGGCCGCGCCCAGCAGGATAAAAGCCAGTACCGCATGGGGCAGCATGTGCGTCGCGGCCTGCGTGGGCGCAGCCAGGAACAGGCGCGAAACCGTCTCCTGAATACCCAAACCGGTTTCCGTCAGACCCAGCACGCCCAGTACCAGCACCGCAGCCCCAAGCGCCGCGGCCAGCGCCAGCAACTGGCGCTGGCGCTGGCGCAACAACCACAGGGCAGCACTGCTCGTCAGCAGCAGAAGGGCGGTGGGAACGGGGGTGGGCGGCCCACCGGCGATGAAGACGGTAAGTGCGGGCATGCCAAGCGTCCATCCCAGCAGCACCAGGACACCGGACAGCGCGGTGAAGCCGCAGGCAAAGGCGGTCAGGCGGGAAGAAAAGGCGGTTGCATCCATGAATTACACCAAAATAATTGCAGCAGAAAATTCGGCACGGTGCAGGGGTAAGGAACCGCCGCCGAGAATTCTAACGCAACTTTCCGGCTATTCACGCACCGGGTGCTTCGACAATTTCCTTTGCAGAGTGCGGCGATGCATCTTCAGTGCACGCGCCGTAGCTGAAATGTTGCCCTGGTGCTCCGCCAGCACGCGCTGGATATGTTCCCACTCGAGGCGGTCCACGGATAGCGGCTGGGGCGTGACCGGCACTTCCTCGTCGCCGCCCTCGCGCTCGAACGCCGCAATGATCTGGTCCGCATCGGCCGGTTTGGCGAGATAGTGGGTCGCGCCCAGCTTGATCGCTTCCACCGCGGTCGCGATGCTGGCGAAGCCGGTCAACATGACAATGCGCGTTTCCTCGTCCAGCTCCTTGAGGCGCTTGACCAGCACCAGGCCAGACGGACCGGGCATTTTCAGGTCCACCACGGCGAATTCGGGCGGGCTGGATTCGGCCAGGGAAAGTGCCGTTTCCACCTCATGCGCCACCGTCACGTCGAAGCCGCGCCGCGTCAGCGCCTTCTTTAGCACGTGGCAGAAGGTTTCGTCATCATCCACCAGCAACAGGCTGGGGTGGTCATTCGGGAATTGGGTTTCGTTGGTCATGGTTTGATCAGCAGTTTAGTCAGGGGTAAAGAGATCCGGGTCAGCGCGCCGCCACCCTCACGGTTGGTCAGCAGCACCTTGCCGCCAAAGCGCTCGATGGTCGCGTTGGCAAGAAACAGCCCGATGCCGAAGCCGTGGCCCTTGGTGGTGAAGAAAGGCTGCCCCGCCCGCTGCTGCACTTCCGGCGCGAGGCCCGGCCCGCGATCGCGGATTTCCATCCGCAGCTCATTGTCCTGCCAGTGGCCGAGGATTTCCACGCTGTGAGGCGAGGCATCGGCGGCATTGTTGAGCAGATTGATCAAGGCCTGCGTCAGGGTCTGGTCGGCGATGATCCTCGGCGCAGGCAGGGCCCCCTGCCACTCGGCTTCCATGGCCACACCGGGTCTGACCAGCTGCCATTTCTCAAGCAGATCGTCGAAGTAATGGTTCAGCGGCTGTGCCGCCGCATCCTCGGCCCGTCCCTGCCCGGCGGCGGCGAGCATGTTGGAGAGGATGTGCTTGCAGTTGTCCACCTGCTGCCGCAGCAGGCGCAGATCTTCCACCAGCGCCGGTTCGGCGGCATAGTCCTGCTGCAGCTCGGTAGTCACCACCGCCATGGTCGCCAGCGGCGTTCCCAGCTCGTGCGCCGCCCCGGCCGCCAGCGTTCCCAGCGCCACGATGCGCTCGTTGCGCAGGGTCTCCTCGCGCGCCGCAGCCAGCGCCCGGTCGCGCTCCTTGACCGCATTGGCCATACGCACCACGAAAAAGGCAATCAGAAAGGCGGAGAGCACGAAGGTCAGCCACATGCCGGTCAGGTGCAGATAGACCGCCGTGTTGAAATCGCCATTCCTGGGCATGAGCGGATAGTAGTTGAACATCAGCAGGGTATAGCAGGCCGCCGTGAGCACCGCCATGGACCAGGTATACATGCCGGGAAGCGTGATCGCGGCAATCACCAGCGGCACCAGGTAGAAGGACACCAGCGGATTGGTCGAGCCGCCGGCGTAATACAGCAGCACCGTGATGGCCAGCACGTCCACCAGCAACTGGGCAAAAAACTCTGCGTCCGCCACCGGCCAGTGCTGGCGCAAGCGCCACAAGCTAAACAGGTTGACCAGCGTCAGCAGGGCGATCACCGCAAACAGGGGCGGCAGCGGCAAAGGCAATTCCAGCACCCGGACAGCCAGCACCCCGGCCAGCAGCAGGCCGCCGATCATGAAGCTGCGCAGCACCAGGATGCGACGCAAATTGCTGCTTGAGGGCGCCGGCATGGGCGCGTCTTGTCCGAACATGCTTGGATTCCGCTAAAAACGGGTGAATTGTAATCTCAAGGCCAGGCTTTGTGCGCCGTGGCATTTTGTCACGCGGCATCAGGTCATATTTTGCCTATACCCCGACCCCGCTATGATTTCCGCTTGCCAATCAACCTGCACAGATTAAGGAGATAGCCAAAATGATCCCGCCCCGCCTTGCCCGCCTGCTTGCCTTTGTACCACTTCTACTCGCTCTGGGTGCAACAGCCGCCCATGCCGGCACCGAAGAGGATTTTGACCGCGGCGCTGCTGCGCACCGGCAACAGGACTACAAAACCGCTTTCAAGATCTGGCTGGGCCTGGCCGAAAAAGGGCAGGCAGATGCCCAGTA
Protein-coding sequences here:
- a CDS encoding response regulator transcription factor, with amino-acid sequence MTNETQFPNDHPSLLLVDDDETFCHVLKKALTRRGFDVTVAHEVETALSLAESSPPEFAVVDLKMPGPSGLVLVKRLKELDEETRIVMLTGFASIATAVEAIKLGATHYLAKPADADQIIAAFEREGGDEEVPVTPQPLSVDRLEWEHIQRVLAEHQGNISATARALKMHRRTLQRKLSKHPVRE
- a CDS encoding ATP-binding protein, yielding MFGQDAPMPAPSSSNLRRILVLRSFMIGGLLLAGVLAVRVLELPLPLPPLFAVIALLTLVNLFSLWRLRQHWPVADAEFFAQLLVDVLAITVLLYYAGGSTNPLVSFYLVPLVIAAITLPGMYTWSMAVLTAACYTLLMFNYYPLMPRNGDFNTAVYLHLTGMWLTFVLSAFLIAFFVVRMANAVKERDRALAAAREETLRNERIVALGTLAAGAAHELGTPLATMAVVTTELQQDYAAEPALVEDLRLLRQQVDNCKHILSNMLAAAGQGRAEDAAAQPLNHYFDDLLEKWQLVRPGVAMEAEWQGALPAPRIIADQTLTQALINLLNNAADASPHSVEILGHWQDNELRMEIRDRGPGLAPEVQQRAGQPFFTTKGHGFGIGLFLANATIERFGGKVLLTNREGGGALTRISLPLTKLLIKP
- a CDS encoding diguanylate cyclase — protein: MDATAFSSRLTAFACGFTALSGVLVLLGWTLGMPALTVFIAGGPPTPVPTALLLLTSSAALWLLRQRQRQLLALAAALGAAVLVLGVLGLTETGLGIQETVSRLFLAAPTQAATHMLPHAVLAFILLGAALLLLGGAGARRAFFAQALALAVVAIALQTMMGVVFRLNALPAGDVAPGMAFPASLCFLLLGAGALFLRSNEGLAALLLGKGPGGALLRFVVPVVLLVGNGLILLAMVGMGFSYYGERPESALLALAWVSIIMAMFFVLGIYLNRKGEALALSEQRYRVAAQELKLANQLMERIFSNIHVLVAYFDTSFNFIRVNENYAAADQQRTPDFFAGKNHFALYPNAENEEIFRRVLESGEAHVAHAKPFEYPGQPERAMTYWDWNLTPVKGDDGKVEGLLLTLADVTEREQLQALDTLFNEIDQQVLHGLPLPRLLEFICGEVARLLGYQFVWIGHKEGGGEISIAASAGLGEDYHFELEKTATRWDDTPQGRGPVGLAIRLGQTQVIHCSDLACLPWRAMTERFHLKAAMAIPLITRGEVYGAFTLYSRHEQAFDDPVMAQRLGMIAGRICAALEKAMDQQQLRLLGTALASASNGVFITDRRGRIQWLNQSFTRMTGYPSQEVLGETPRIIKSGKQDADYYHKLWQTILQGEVWSSETVEKRKDGSEFIALQTITPIRGADGEVTHFISILEDISEKKAIEARIQHLAHYDALTDLPNRPLFYDRLTQVVAQARRARHGAGLMFLDLDHFKEVNDTHGHHIGDLLLQEVALRIRAFVRETDTVARLGGDEFTVLLPLVADRACAAIVARKVIAVFGEPFLLDGLELCISTSIGIALYPLDTDDCDQLVKYADSAMYQAKQQGRNNYCFFGASSESL